A genomic segment from Zonotrichia albicollis isolate bZonAlb1 chromosome 21, bZonAlb1.hap1, whole genome shotgun sequence encodes:
- the GRIN1 gene encoding glutamate receptor ionotropic, NMDA 1 isoform X15, producing MSTMRLLLLALLFSSSFARAGCDPKIVNIGAVLSTKKHEQIFREAVNQANKRHGTWKLQLNATSVTHKPNAIQMALSVCEDLISSQVYAILVSHPPAPNDHLTPTPVSYTAGFYRIPVIGLTTRMSIYSDKSIHLSFLRTVPPYSHQANVWFEMMRVFNWNHVILIVSDDHEGRAAQKKLETLLEEKESKSKKRNYENLDQLSYDNKRGPKAEKVLQFDPGTKNVTALLLEAKELEARVIILSASEDDAATVYRSAAMLNMTGSGYVWLVGEREISGNALRYAPDGVIGLQLINGKNESAHISDAVAVVAQAVHDLFEKENITDPPRGCVGNTNIWKTGPLFKRVLMSSKYSEGVTGRVEFNEDGDRKFANYSIMNLQNRKLVQVGIYNGSNVLTNDRKIIWPGGETEKPQGYQMSTKLKIVTIHQEPFVYVKPTQADGTCREEFTINGDPVKKVFCTGPNETIPGRPTVALCCYGFCIDLLIRLAGVMNFTYEVHLVADGKFGTQERVNNSNKKEWNGMMGELLSGQADMIVAPLTINNERAQYIEFSKPFKYQGLTILVKKEIPRSTLDSFMQPFQSTLWLLVGLSVHVVAVMLYLLDRFSPFGRFKVNSEEEEEDALTLSSAMWFSWGVLLNSGIGEGAPRSFSARILGMVWAGFAMIIVASYTANLAAFLVLDRPEERITGINDPRLRNPSDKFIYATVKQSSVDIYFRRQVELSTMYRHMEKHNYESAAEAIQAVRDNKLHAFIWDSAVLEFEASQKCDLVTTGELFFRSGFGIGMRKDSPWKQNVSLAILKSHENGFMEDLDKTWVRYQECDSRSNAPATLTFENMAGVFMLVAGGIVAGIFLIFIEIAYKRHKDARRKQMQLAFAAVNVWRKNLQQYHPTDITGQLNLSDPSVSTVV from the exons ATGAGCACcatgcggctgctgctgctcgccCTCCTCTTCTCCTCGTCCTTCGCTCGCGCCGGCTGCGACCCGAAGATCGTCAATATCGGCGCGGTGCTGAGCACCAAGAAGCACGAGCAGATCTTCCGCGAGGCGGTGAACCAGGCCAACAAGCGGCACGGCACCTGGAAGCTCCAGCTCAACGCCACCTCCGTCACCCACAAGCCCAACGCCATCCAGATGGCCCTGTCCGTCTGCGAGGACCTCATCTCCAGCCAG GTCTATGCAATATTAGTTAGtcaccctcctgctcccaacGATCACCTAACACCAACACCTGTATCATACACAGCTGgcttctacaggatccctgtcATTGGTCTGACAACACGCATGTCTATATACTCTGATAAG AGCATCCACCTGTCCTTTTTGCGCACGGTCCCACCCTACTCTCACCAGGCCAACGTCTGGTTTGAGATGATGAGAGTCTTCAACTGGAACCATGTCATCCTGATAGTCAGCGACGACCACGAGGGTCGTGCTGCACAGAAGAAGCTGGAGACCCTCCTGGAGGAGAAAGAGTCCAAG AGTAAAAAAAGGAACTATGAAAACCTCGACCAACTTTCCTATGACAACAAGCGAGGACCCAAG GCTGAGAAAGTGCTTCAGTTTGACCCTGGGACCAAAAATGTGACAGcgctgctgctggaggcgaaGGAGCTGGAGGCCAGGGTCATCATCCTCTCTGCCAG CGAGGATGACGCGGCCACGGTGTACAGATCAGCAGCCATGCTCAACATGACGGGCTCGGGCTACGTGTGGCTGGTGGGGGAGCGGGAGATCTCGGGCAATGCCCTGCGCTACGCCCCGGACG GAGTGATCGGCCTGCAGCTCATCAACGGCAAGAACGAGTCTGCCCACATCAGTGACGCTGTCGCCGTGGTGGCCCAGGCCGTGCACGACTTGTTCGAGAAGGAGAATATCACAGACCCACCGCGGGGCTGCGTGGGCAACACCAACATCTGGAAGACAGGACCCCTTTTTAAGAG GGTGTTGATGTCCTCCAAGTACTCAGAGGGTGTCACCGGCCGGGTGGAGTTCAATGAGGACGGGGACAGGAAATTTGCCAACTACAGCATCATGAACCTGCAGAACCGAAAACTGGTCCAGGTTGGGATTTACAACGGCAGCAAT GTCCTGACCAATGACAGGAAGATCATCTGGCCAGGAGGGGAAACTGAGAAACCTCAAGGCTATCAGATGTCAACCAAACTGAAG ATTGTGACCATCCACCAAGAGCCCTTTGTGTATGTGAAGCCCACTCAGGCAGATGGGACATGTAGGGAGGAATTCACCATCAATGGAGATCCTGTCAAAAAGGTTTTCTGCACTGGACCCAATGAGACCATCCCAG GCCGTCCCaccgtggccctgtgctgctacGGCTTCTGCATCGACCTGCTCATCCGCCTGGCAGGCGTGATGAACTTCACCTACGAGGTTCACCTGGTGGCTGATGGTAAATTTGGTACCCAAGAGAGG GTGAACAACAGCAACAAGAAGGAGTGGAACGGGATGATGGGGGAGCTGCTGAGCGGCCAGGCTGACATGATTGTGGCTCCCCTCACCATCAACAACGAGCGGGCTCAGTACATTGAGTTCTCCAAGCCCTTCAAGTACCAGGGCCTCACCATCCTCGTGAAGAAG GAAATCCCCCGCAGCACCCTGGACTCGTTCATGCAGCCCTTCCAGAGCACGCTCTGGCTGCTGGTGGGACTGTCTGTGCACGTGGTGGCAGTGATGTTGTACCTCTTAGACCGATTCAG TCCATTTGGCCGGTTCAAAGTAAacagtgaggaggaggaggaagatgccCTGACTCTCTCCTCAGCCATGTGGTTCTCCTGGGGAGTCCTGCTGAACTCTGGCATTGGAGAAG gtgcTCCCCGGAGTTTCTCTGCCCGTATCCTTGGCATGGTGTGGGCTGGCTTTGCTATGATCATTGTGGCTTCATACACTGCCAACCTGGCAGCCTTCCTGGTGTTGGACCGACCTGAGGAGAGGATCACAGGCATCAACGACCCCCGG CTGCGCAACCCCTCGGATAAGTTCATCTACGCCACGGTgaagcagagctctgtggacATCTACTTCCGACGGCAGGTGGAGCTGAGCACCATGTACCGGCACATGGAGAAGCACAACTACGAGAGCGCTGCCGAGGCCATCCAGGCAGTGAGGGACAA CAAGCTCCACGCCTTCATCTGGGACTCGGCGGTGCTGGAGTTCGAGGCCTCCCAGAAGTGTGACCTGGTGACCACGGGGGAGCTCTTCTTCCGCTCCGGCTTCGGGATCGGCATGCGCAAGGACAGCCCCTGGAAGCAGAACGTCTCCCTGGCCATCCTCAA GTCTCATGAGAACGGCTTCATGGAGGATTTGGACAAGACTTGGGTGAGGTATCAAGAGTGTGATTCCCGTAGCAATGCCCCAGCAACACTCACCTTTGAAAATATGGCAG GTGTGTTTATGCTGGTGGCTGGAGGTATTGTTGCCgggatatttttaatattcataGAGATAGCTTACAAAAGGCATAAGGACGCGCGGAGGAAGCAGATGCAGCTGGCGTTTGCGGCCGTTAATGTGTGGAGGAAAAACCTGCAG
- the GRIN1 gene encoding glutamate receptor ionotropic, NMDA 1 isoform X11, with translation MSTMRLLLLALLFSSSFARAGCDPKIVNIGAVLSTKKHEQIFREAVNQANKRHGTWKLQLNATSVTHKPNAIQMALSVCEDLISSQVYAILVSHPPAPNDHLTPTPVSYTAGFYRIPVIGLTTRMSIYSDKSIHLSFLRTVPPYSHQANVWFEMMRVFNWNHVILIVSDDHEGRAAQKKLETLLEEKESKSKKRNYENLDQLSYDNKRGPKAEKVLQFDPGTKNVTALLLEAKELEARVIILSASEDDAATVYRSAAMLNMTGSGYVWLVGEREISGNALRYAPDGVIGLQLINGKNESAHISDAVAVVAQAVHDLFEKENITDPPRGCVGNTNIWKTGPLFKRVLMSSKYSEGVTGRVEFNEDGDRKFANYSIMNLQNRKLVQVGIYNGSNVLTNDRKIIWPGGETEKPQGYQMSTKLKIVTIHQEPFVYVKPTQADGTCREEFTINGDPVKKVFCTGPNETIPGRPTVALCCYGFCIDLLIRLAGVMNFTYEVHLVADGKFGTQERVNNSNKKEWNGMMGELLSGQADMIVAPLTINNERAQYIEFSKPFKYQGLTILVKKEIPRSTLDSFMQPFQSTLWLLVGLSVHVVAVMLYLLDRFSPFGRFKVNSEEEEEDALTLSSAMWFSWGVLLNSGIGEGAPRSFSARILGMVWAGFAMIIVASYTANLAAFLVLDRPEERITGINDPRLRNPSDKFIYATVKQSSVDIYFRRQVELSTMYRHMEKHNYESAAEAIQAVRDNKLHAFIWDSAVLEFEASQKCDLVTTGELFFRSGFGIGMRKDSPWKQNVSLAILKSHENGFMEDLDKTWVRYQECDSRSNAPATLTFENMAGVFMLVAGGIVAGIFLIFIEIAYKRHKDARRKQMQLAFAAVNVWRKNLQDRKSGRAEPDPKKKATFRSITSTLASSFKRRRSSKDTQYHPTDITGQLNLSDPSVSTVV, from the exons ATGAGCACcatgcggctgctgctgctcgccCTCCTCTTCTCCTCGTCCTTCGCTCGCGCCGGCTGCGACCCGAAGATCGTCAATATCGGCGCGGTGCTGAGCACCAAGAAGCACGAGCAGATCTTCCGCGAGGCGGTGAACCAGGCCAACAAGCGGCACGGCACCTGGAAGCTCCAGCTCAACGCCACCTCCGTCACCCACAAGCCCAACGCCATCCAGATGGCCCTGTCCGTCTGCGAGGACCTCATCTCCAGCCAG GTCTATGCAATATTAGTTAGtcaccctcctgctcccaacGATCACCTAACACCAACACCTGTATCATACACAGCTGgcttctacaggatccctgtcATTGGTCTGACAACACGCATGTCTATATACTCTGATAAG AGCATCCACCTGTCCTTTTTGCGCACGGTCCCACCCTACTCTCACCAGGCCAACGTCTGGTTTGAGATGATGAGAGTCTTCAACTGGAACCATGTCATCCTGATAGTCAGCGACGACCACGAGGGTCGTGCTGCACAGAAGAAGCTGGAGACCCTCCTGGAGGAGAAAGAGTCCAAG AGTAAAAAAAGGAACTATGAAAACCTCGACCAACTTTCCTATGACAACAAGCGAGGACCCAAG GCTGAGAAAGTGCTTCAGTTTGACCCTGGGACCAAAAATGTGACAGcgctgctgctggaggcgaaGGAGCTGGAGGCCAGGGTCATCATCCTCTCTGCCAG CGAGGATGACGCGGCCACGGTGTACAGATCAGCAGCCATGCTCAACATGACGGGCTCGGGCTACGTGTGGCTGGTGGGGGAGCGGGAGATCTCGGGCAATGCCCTGCGCTACGCCCCGGACG GAGTGATCGGCCTGCAGCTCATCAACGGCAAGAACGAGTCTGCCCACATCAGTGACGCTGTCGCCGTGGTGGCCCAGGCCGTGCACGACTTGTTCGAGAAGGAGAATATCACAGACCCACCGCGGGGCTGCGTGGGCAACACCAACATCTGGAAGACAGGACCCCTTTTTAAGAG GGTGTTGATGTCCTCCAAGTACTCAGAGGGTGTCACCGGCCGGGTGGAGTTCAATGAGGACGGGGACAGGAAATTTGCCAACTACAGCATCATGAACCTGCAGAACCGAAAACTGGTCCAGGTTGGGATTTACAACGGCAGCAAT GTCCTGACCAATGACAGGAAGATCATCTGGCCAGGAGGGGAAACTGAGAAACCTCAAGGCTATCAGATGTCAACCAAACTGAAG ATTGTGACCATCCACCAAGAGCCCTTTGTGTATGTGAAGCCCACTCAGGCAGATGGGACATGTAGGGAGGAATTCACCATCAATGGAGATCCTGTCAAAAAGGTTTTCTGCACTGGACCCAATGAGACCATCCCAG GCCGTCCCaccgtggccctgtgctgctacGGCTTCTGCATCGACCTGCTCATCCGCCTGGCAGGCGTGATGAACTTCACCTACGAGGTTCACCTGGTGGCTGATGGTAAATTTGGTACCCAAGAGAGG GTGAACAACAGCAACAAGAAGGAGTGGAACGGGATGATGGGGGAGCTGCTGAGCGGCCAGGCTGACATGATTGTGGCTCCCCTCACCATCAACAACGAGCGGGCTCAGTACATTGAGTTCTCCAAGCCCTTCAAGTACCAGGGCCTCACCATCCTCGTGAAGAAG GAAATCCCCCGCAGCACCCTGGACTCGTTCATGCAGCCCTTCCAGAGCACGCTCTGGCTGCTGGTGGGACTGTCTGTGCACGTGGTGGCAGTGATGTTGTACCTCTTAGACCGATTCAG TCCATTTGGCCGGTTCAAAGTAAacagtgaggaggaggaggaagatgccCTGACTCTCTCCTCAGCCATGTGGTTCTCCTGGGGAGTCCTGCTGAACTCTGGCATTGGAGAAG gtgcTCCCCGGAGTTTCTCTGCCCGTATCCTTGGCATGGTGTGGGCTGGCTTTGCTATGATCATTGTGGCTTCATACACTGCCAACCTGGCAGCCTTCCTGGTGTTGGACCGACCTGAGGAGAGGATCACAGGCATCAACGACCCCCGG CTGCGCAACCCCTCGGATAAGTTCATCTACGCCACGGTgaagcagagctctgtggacATCTACTTCCGACGGCAGGTGGAGCTGAGCACCATGTACCGGCACATGGAGAAGCACAACTACGAGAGCGCTGCCGAGGCCATCCAGGCAGTGAGGGACAA CAAGCTCCACGCCTTCATCTGGGACTCGGCGGTGCTGGAGTTCGAGGCCTCCCAGAAGTGTGACCTGGTGACCACGGGGGAGCTCTTCTTCCGCTCCGGCTTCGGGATCGGCATGCGCAAGGACAGCCCCTGGAAGCAGAACGTCTCCCTGGCCATCCTCAA GTCTCATGAGAACGGCTTCATGGAGGATTTGGACAAGACTTGGGTGAGGTATCAAGAGTGTGATTCCCGTAGCAATGCCCCAGCAACACTCACCTTTGAAAATATGGCAG GTGTGTTTATGCTGGTGGCTGGAGGTATTGTTGCCgggatatttttaatattcataGAGATAGCTTACAAAAGGCATAAGGACGCGCGGAGGAAGCAGATGCAGCTGGCGTTTGCGGCCGTTAATGTGTGGAGGAAAAACCTGCAG